Proteins encoded together in one Salvelinus fontinalis isolate EN_2023a chromosome 6, ASM2944872v1, whole genome shotgun sequence window:
- the LOC129858386 gene encoding MORC family CW-type zinc finger protein 3-like isoform X1: MCRLPATGFHCKNMARLSEHGIRLSSMSPSFLNSNSTSHTWPFSAVAELIDNASDPGVTARQIWIDVVEEQQQLCLAFTDNGSGMTPSKLHKMLSFGFTEKGSGKGSHQAIGVYGNGFKSGSMRLGRDALIFTKNGGCLTVGMLSQSYLQAIKAQAVIVPIVPFNQQTKMLVVTEDSEASLNAILTHSLIHTQQELLQHFDSILSKKGTKILIWNIRRNKDGKPELDFETDEFDIRMPEIHSEETKTRGRKKSFPGPQRTDHTIPEMDYSLRAYLSILYLKPRTQIILRQKKVQTKLVAKSLSQIENDVYKPQFNKDRVKVTFGFNRKNKDHYGIMMYHKNRLIKSYEKVGYQIKSSGQRVGVGVIGVIECNFLKPAHNKQDFEYTKEYRLTLSSLGLKLNDYWNEMMEKRAREREFLAAEKKNEEEDSDEEEEGEESPVWLQCEDCLKWRRVPEGHYSSTPEHWNCSQNPNTMLRSCSLPEEAEQSEAKLTPSYPKKTYKKDQGLVRKRGRPRKHHVLPQGLSEPVLLRPLPSDTLLPLSEPVLLRPLPPDAPLSLLTEETEDSELNKTVATLVATLEDEEDNMAQSKSGSDTCAPTRACKRTYSRNKRKSIWPPRDMDKRPQPWAEPHPFADEVQEVQQPGKDVNKPQTLTGLTDKTKGEKALLGATRVGPSQPSSSLAWPPSLPSAQTVVVSPLSRPEGPWPRALTLEGAGSDRGALVQRLAGLEKEAQRLRRILGSTALPATPDNVVMTEAPSGDKAAGGMGVETPVAMVTKLDQMECESSASPGGPGVPGLVVDGVQPQKEQPELGRLRREKADPQSRLRQTDSPVTRDQSSRIVLENLHKIRGNVVALLSAILPHLDLQGISMDTPDVDSILQQIIDANSLSPL, translated from the exons ATGTGTCGTTTGCCTGCAACTGGCTTTCACTGTAAAAACATGGCGAGGCTTAGCGAGCATGGGATTCGTCTCAGTTCC ATGAGTCCGTCCTTCCTGAATAGTAATTCAACAAGTCATACGTGGCCTTTCAGCGCAGTTGCAGAACTAATAG ATAATGCATCAGACCCGGGAGTGACAGCCAGGCAGATCTGGATAGATGTGGTGGAGGAGCAACAGCAGCTCTGTCTGGCCTTCACTGACAACGGCAGCGGCATGACCCCCAGCAAACTGCACAAAATGCTCAG TTTTGGTTTCACAGAGAAAGGTTCTGGTAAGGGAAGCCACCAGGCCATCGGTGTCTATGGAAACGGCTTTAAGTCTGGCTCCATGCGTCTGGGTCGTGACGCTCTGATCTTCACTAAGAACGGAGGCTGTCTGACCGTCGGCATGCTGTCTCAGAGCTACCTACAGGCTATAAAGGCACAGGCTGTCATCGTCCCCATAGTGCCCTTCAACCAACAAACCAA GATGCTGGTAGTGACTGAGGACTCTGAGGCCAGTCTGAATGCCATCCTGACCCACTCTCTGATCCACACCCAGCAGGAGCTGCTGCAGCACTTTGACTCCATCCTCTCCAAGAAGGGCACCAAGATCCTCATCTGGAACATACGCAG GAACAAAGATGGTAAGCCGGAGCTGGATTTCGAGACCGATGAGTTTGACATCCGGATGCCAGAGATCCACTCAGAGGAGACCAAGACTAGAGGCAGGAAGAAGAGTTTTCCTGGACCGCAGAGGACTGACCACACCATCCCAGAGATGGACTACTCCCTGAGG GCCTACCTCAGCATCTTGTACCTGAAGCCTCGGACTCAGATCATCCTGCGACAGAAGAAGGTTCAGACCAAGCTGGTTGCCAAGAGCCTGTCACAGATCGAGAATGACGTTTATAAACCCCAATTCAAT AAAGACAGGGTTAAGGTCACCTTTGGGTTCAATCGTAAAAACAAAGACCACTATGGCATCATGATGTACCACAAGAACCGCCTCATCAAGTCCTATGAGAAGGTTGGCTACCAGATCAAG TCATCAGGTCAGAGGGTAGGGGTCGGGGTTATTGGGGTCATTGAGTGCAACTTCCTGAAGCCGGCTCACAACAAGCAAGACTTTGAATACACCAAAGAgtacag GCTGACCCTGTCTTCCCTGGGGCTGAAGCTCAACGACTACTGGAATGAGATGATGGAGAAAAGGGCGAGAGAACGAGAGTTCCTGGCAGCGGAGAAGAAGAATGAAGAGGAAGAttcagatgaggaggaggaaggggagga GAGTCCAGTGTGGCTGCAGTGTGAGGACTGTCTGAAGTGGAGGCGTGTCCCAGAAGGCCACTACAGCTCTACCCCTGAACACTGGAACTGCAGCCAGAACCCCAACACCATGCTCAG GAGCTGCTCTTTGCCAGAGGAAGCCGAGCAGAGTGAAGCAAAGTTAACGCCAAGCTACCCGAAGAAGACCTACAAGAA GGACCAAGGCCTGGTCAGAAAACGAGGCCGTCCGCGGAAGCACCATGTCCTCCCCCAAGGCCTGTCTGAACCGGTCCTCCTCCGCCCCCTACCCTCTGATACACTCCTCCCTCTATCTGAGCCGGTCCTCCTTCGCCCCCTACCCCCTGATGCCCCCCTTTCTCTGCTCACAGAGGAGACTGAGGACAGTGAGCTGAATAAGACAGTGGCTACACTGGTGGCCACTttggaggatgaggaggacaaCATGGCACAGTCCAAGTCTGGGTCAGACACATGCGCACCCACACGTGCATGCAAAcgcacatacag CAGAAACAAGCGTAAGTCAATATGGCCTCCCAGGGACATGGACAAGAGACCACAACCATGGGCGGAGCCACACCCGTTCGCTGATGAGGTCCAAGAGGTGCAACAACCTGGGAAAGACGTCAACAAACCACAGACACTGACTGGACTGACAGACAAGACCAAGGGGGAGAAGGCACTACTGGGGGCCACCAGAGTAGGCCCTTCCCAGCCCAGCTCCAGCCTTGcctggcctccctccctcccctcagcccAGACGGTGGTGGTGTCCCCCCTGAGTCGTCCGGAGGGCCCCTGGCCCCGGGCTCTGACCCTTGAGGGGGCTGGGTCAGACAGGGGAGCCCTGGTCCAGAGACTGGCTGGACTGGAGAAGGAGGCTCAGAGGCTGAGGAGGATACTGGGGTCCACTGCACTCCCAGCGACGCCAGACAACGTGGTGATGACAGAGGCTCCCTCTGGGGATAAGGCAGCTGGTGGGATGGGGGTGGAGACACCGGTGGCCATGGTAACCAAACTGGACCAAATGGAG TGTGAGAGCTCCGCGTCCCCCGGTGGCCCAGGGGTTCCAGGGCTGGTTGTGGATGGCGTCCAGCCCCAGAAAGAACAGCCTGAGCTGGGCAGACTGAGGAGGGAGAAGGCTGACCCCCAGAGCAGGCTGAGACAGACTGACAGCCCAGTGACCAGGGACCAGAGCTCCCG CATTGTGCTGGAGAATCTCCACAAAATCCGAGGGAATGTGGTGGCTCTGCTGTCAGCCATCCTGCCCCACCTGGACCTGCAGGGCATCAGCATGGACACACCAGACGTAGACAGCATCCTGCAGCAGATCATAGACGCCAACTCACTGTCTCCACTCTAG
- the LOC129858386 gene encoding MORC family CW-type zinc finger protein 3-like isoform X3, translating to MCRLPATGFHCKNMARLSEHGIRLSSMSPSFLNSNSTSHTWPFSAVAELIDNASDPGVTARQIWIDVVEEQQQLCLAFTDNGSGMTPSKLHKMLSFGFTEKGSGKGSHQAIGVYGNGFKSGSMRLGRDALIFTKNGGCLTVGMLSQSYLQAIKAQAVIVPIVPFNQQTKMLVVTEDSEASLNAILTHSLIHTQQELLQHFDSILSKKGTKILIWNIRRNKDGKPELDFETDEFDIRMPEIHSEETKTRGRKKSFPGPQRTDHTIPEMDYSLRAYLSILYLKPRTQIILRQKKVQTKLVAKSLSQIENDVYKPQFNKDRVKVTFGFNRKNKDHYGIMMYHKNRLIKSYEKVGYQIKSSGQRVGVGVIGVIECNFLKPAHNKQDFEYTKEYRLTLSSLGLKLNDYWNEMMEKRAREREFLAAEKKNEEEDSDEEEEGEESPVWLQCEDCLKWRRVPEGHYSSTPEHWNCSQNPNTMLRSCSLPEEAEQSEAKLTPSYPKKTYKKDQGLVRKRGRPRKHHVLPQGLSEPVLLRPLPSDTLLPLSEPVLLRPLPPDAPLSLLTEETEDSELNKTVATLVATLEDEEDNMAQSKSGNKRKSIWPPRDMDKRPQPWAEPHPFADEVQEVQQPGKDVNKPQTLTGLTDKTKGEKALLGATRVGPSQPSSSLAWPPSLPSAQTVVVSPLSRPEGPWPRALTLEGAGSDRGALVQRLAGLEKEAQRLRRILGSTALPATPDNVVMTEAPSGDKAAGGMGVETPVAMVTKLDQMECESSASPGGPGVPGLVVDGVQPQKEQPELGRLRREKADPQSRLRQTDSPVTRDQSSRIVLENLHKIRGNVVALLSAILPHLDLQGISMDTPDVDSILQQIIDANSLSPL from the exons ATGTGTCGTTTGCCTGCAACTGGCTTTCACTGTAAAAACATGGCGAGGCTTAGCGAGCATGGGATTCGTCTCAGTTCC ATGAGTCCGTCCTTCCTGAATAGTAATTCAACAAGTCATACGTGGCCTTTCAGCGCAGTTGCAGAACTAATAG ATAATGCATCAGACCCGGGAGTGACAGCCAGGCAGATCTGGATAGATGTGGTGGAGGAGCAACAGCAGCTCTGTCTGGCCTTCACTGACAACGGCAGCGGCATGACCCCCAGCAAACTGCACAAAATGCTCAG TTTTGGTTTCACAGAGAAAGGTTCTGGTAAGGGAAGCCACCAGGCCATCGGTGTCTATGGAAACGGCTTTAAGTCTGGCTCCATGCGTCTGGGTCGTGACGCTCTGATCTTCACTAAGAACGGAGGCTGTCTGACCGTCGGCATGCTGTCTCAGAGCTACCTACAGGCTATAAAGGCACAGGCTGTCATCGTCCCCATAGTGCCCTTCAACCAACAAACCAA GATGCTGGTAGTGACTGAGGACTCTGAGGCCAGTCTGAATGCCATCCTGACCCACTCTCTGATCCACACCCAGCAGGAGCTGCTGCAGCACTTTGACTCCATCCTCTCCAAGAAGGGCACCAAGATCCTCATCTGGAACATACGCAG GAACAAAGATGGTAAGCCGGAGCTGGATTTCGAGACCGATGAGTTTGACATCCGGATGCCAGAGATCCACTCAGAGGAGACCAAGACTAGAGGCAGGAAGAAGAGTTTTCCTGGACCGCAGAGGACTGACCACACCATCCCAGAGATGGACTACTCCCTGAGG GCCTACCTCAGCATCTTGTACCTGAAGCCTCGGACTCAGATCATCCTGCGACAGAAGAAGGTTCAGACCAAGCTGGTTGCCAAGAGCCTGTCACAGATCGAGAATGACGTTTATAAACCCCAATTCAAT AAAGACAGGGTTAAGGTCACCTTTGGGTTCAATCGTAAAAACAAAGACCACTATGGCATCATGATGTACCACAAGAACCGCCTCATCAAGTCCTATGAGAAGGTTGGCTACCAGATCAAG TCATCAGGTCAGAGGGTAGGGGTCGGGGTTATTGGGGTCATTGAGTGCAACTTCCTGAAGCCGGCTCACAACAAGCAAGACTTTGAATACACCAAAGAgtacag GCTGACCCTGTCTTCCCTGGGGCTGAAGCTCAACGACTACTGGAATGAGATGATGGAGAAAAGGGCGAGAGAACGAGAGTTCCTGGCAGCGGAGAAGAAGAATGAAGAGGAAGAttcagatgaggaggaggaaggggagga GAGTCCAGTGTGGCTGCAGTGTGAGGACTGTCTGAAGTGGAGGCGTGTCCCAGAAGGCCACTACAGCTCTACCCCTGAACACTGGAACTGCAGCCAGAACCCCAACACCATGCTCAG GAGCTGCTCTTTGCCAGAGGAAGCCGAGCAGAGTGAAGCAAAGTTAACGCCAAGCTACCCGAAGAAGACCTACAAGAA GGACCAAGGCCTGGTCAGAAAACGAGGCCGTCCGCGGAAGCACCATGTCCTCCCCCAAGGCCTGTCTGAACCGGTCCTCCTCCGCCCCCTACCCTCTGATACACTCCTCCCTCTATCTGAGCCGGTCCTCCTTCGCCCCCTACCCCCTGATGCCCCCCTTTCTCTGCTCACAGAGGAGACTGAGGACAGTGAGCTGAATAAGACAGTGGCTACACTGGTGGCCACTttggaggatgaggaggacaaCATGGCACAGTCCAAGTCTGG AAACAAGCGTAAGTCAATATGGCCTCCCAGGGACATGGACAAGAGACCACAACCATGGGCGGAGCCACACCCGTTCGCTGATGAGGTCCAAGAGGTGCAACAACCTGGGAAAGACGTCAACAAACCACAGACACTGACTGGACTGACAGACAAGACCAAGGGGGAGAAGGCACTACTGGGGGCCACCAGAGTAGGCCCTTCCCAGCCCAGCTCCAGCCTTGcctggcctccctccctcccctcagcccAGACGGTGGTGGTGTCCCCCCTGAGTCGTCCGGAGGGCCCCTGGCCCCGGGCTCTGACCCTTGAGGGGGCTGGGTCAGACAGGGGAGCCCTGGTCCAGAGACTGGCTGGACTGGAGAAGGAGGCTCAGAGGCTGAGGAGGATACTGGGGTCCACTGCACTCCCAGCGACGCCAGACAACGTGGTGATGACAGAGGCTCCCTCTGGGGATAAGGCAGCTGGTGGGATGGGGGTGGAGACACCGGTGGCCATGGTAACCAAACTGGACCAAATGGAG TGTGAGAGCTCCGCGTCCCCCGGTGGCCCAGGGGTTCCAGGGCTGGTTGTGGATGGCGTCCAGCCCCAGAAAGAACAGCCTGAGCTGGGCAGACTGAGGAGGGAGAAGGCTGACCCCCAGAGCAGGCTGAGACAGACTGACAGCCCAGTGACCAGGGACCAGAGCTCCCG CATTGTGCTGGAGAATCTCCACAAAATCCGAGGGAATGTGGTGGCTCTGCTGTCAGCCATCCTGCCCCACCTGGACCTGCAGGGCATCAGCATGGACACACCAGACGTAGACAGCATCCTGCAGCAGATCATAGACGCCAACTCACTGTCTCCACTCTAG
- the LOC129858386 gene encoding MORC family CW-type zinc finger protein 3-like isoform X2 — protein MCRLPATGFHCKNMARLSEHGIRLSSMSPSFLNSNSTSHTWPFSAVAELIDNASDPGVTARQIWIDVVEEQQQLCLAFTDNGSGMTPSKLHKMLSFGFTEKGSGKGSHQAIGVYGNGFKSGSMRLGRDALIFTKNGGCLTVGMLSQSYLQAIKAQAVIVPIVPFNQQTKMLVVTEDSEASLNAILTHSLIHTQQELLQHFDSILSKKGTKILIWNIRRNKDGKPELDFETDEFDIRMPEIHSEETKTRGRKKSFPGPQRTDHTIPEMDYSLRAYLSILYLKPRTQIILRQKKVQTKLVAKSLSQIENDVYKPQFNKDRVKVTFGFNRKNKDHYGIMMYHKNRLIKSYEKVGYQIKSSGQRVGVGVIGVIECNFLKPAHNKQDFEYTKEYRLTLSSLGLKLNDYWNEMMEKRAREREFLAAEKKNEEEDSDEEEEGEESPVWLQCEDCLKWRRVPEGHYSSTPEHWNCSQNPNTMLRSCSLPEEAEQSEAKLTPSYPKKTYKKDQGLVRKRGRPRKHHVLPQGLSEPVLLRPLPSDTLLPLSEPVLLRPLPPDAPLSLLTEETEDSELNKTVATLVATLEDEEDNMAQSKSGSDTCAPTRACKRTYRNKRKSIWPPRDMDKRPQPWAEPHPFADEVQEVQQPGKDVNKPQTLTGLTDKTKGEKALLGATRVGPSQPSSSLAWPPSLPSAQTVVVSPLSRPEGPWPRALTLEGAGSDRGALVQRLAGLEKEAQRLRRILGSTALPATPDNVVMTEAPSGDKAAGGMGVETPVAMVTKLDQMECESSASPGGPGVPGLVVDGVQPQKEQPELGRLRREKADPQSRLRQTDSPVTRDQSSRIVLENLHKIRGNVVALLSAILPHLDLQGISMDTPDVDSILQQIIDANSLSPL, from the exons ATGTGTCGTTTGCCTGCAACTGGCTTTCACTGTAAAAACATGGCGAGGCTTAGCGAGCATGGGATTCGTCTCAGTTCC ATGAGTCCGTCCTTCCTGAATAGTAATTCAACAAGTCATACGTGGCCTTTCAGCGCAGTTGCAGAACTAATAG ATAATGCATCAGACCCGGGAGTGACAGCCAGGCAGATCTGGATAGATGTGGTGGAGGAGCAACAGCAGCTCTGTCTGGCCTTCACTGACAACGGCAGCGGCATGACCCCCAGCAAACTGCACAAAATGCTCAG TTTTGGTTTCACAGAGAAAGGTTCTGGTAAGGGAAGCCACCAGGCCATCGGTGTCTATGGAAACGGCTTTAAGTCTGGCTCCATGCGTCTGGGTCGTGACGCTCTGATCTTCACTAAGAACGGAGGCTGTCTGACCGTCGGCATGCTGTCTCAGAGCTACCTACAGGCTATAAAGGCACAGGCTGTCATCGTCCCCATAGTGCCCTTCAACCAACAAACCAA GATGCTGGTAGTGACTGAGGACTCTGAGGCCAGTCTGAATGCCATCCTGACCCACTCTCTGATCCACACCCAGCAGGAGCTGCTGCAGCACTTTGACTCCATCCTCTCCAAGAAGGGCACCAAGATCCTCATCTGGAACATACGCAG GAACAAAGATGGTAAGCCGGAGCTGGATTTCGAGACCGATGAGTTTGACATCCGGATGCCAGAGATCCACTCAGAGGAGACCAAGACTAGAGGCAGGAAGAAGAGTTTTCCTGGACCGCAGAGGACTGACCACACCATCCCAGAGATGGACTACTCCCTGAGG GCCTACCTCAGCATCTTGTACCTGAAGCCTCGGACTCAGATCATCCTGCGACAGAAGAAGGTTCAGACCAAGCTGGTTGCCAAGAGCCTGTCACAGATCGAGAATGACGTTTATAAACCCCAATTCAAT AAAGACAGGGTTAAGGTCACCTTTGGGTTCAATCGTAAAAACAAAGACCACTATGGCATCATGATGTACCACAAGAACCGCCTCATCAAGTCCTATGAGAAGGTTGGCTACCAGATCAAG TCATCAGGTCAGAGGGTAGGGGTCGGGGTTATTGGGGTCATTGAGTGCAACTTCCTGAAGCCGGCTCACAACAAGCAAGACTTTGAATACACCAAAGAgtacag GCTGACCCTGTCTTCCCTGGGGCTGAAGCTCAACGACTACTGGAATGAGATGATGGAGAAAAGGGCGAGAGAACGAGAGTTCCTGGCAGCGGAGAAGAAGAATGAAGAGGAAGAttcagatgaggaggaggaaggggagga GAGTCCAGTGTGGCTGCAGTGTGAGGACTGTCTGAAGTGGAGGCGTGTCCCAGAAGGCCACTACAGCTCTACCCCTGAACACTGGAACTGCAGCCAGAACCCCAACACCATGCTCAG GAGCTGCTCTTTGCCAGAGGAAGCCGAGCAGAGTGAAGCAAAGTTAACGCCAAGCTACCCGAAGAAGACCTACAAGAA GGACCAAGGCCTGGTCAGAAAACGAGGCCGTCCGCGGAAGCACCATGTCCTCCCCCAAGGCCTGTCTGAACCGGTCCTCCTCCGCCCCCTACCCTCTGATACACTCCTCCCTCTATCTGAGCCGGTCCTCCTTCGCCCCCTACCCCCTGATGCCCCCCTTTCTCTGCTCACAGAGGAGACTGAGGACAGTGAGCTGAATAAGACAGTGGCTACACTGGTGGCCACTttggaggatgaggaggacaaCATGGCACAGTCCAAGTCTGGGTCAGACACATGCGCACCCACACGTGCATGCAAAcgcacatacag AAACAAGCGTAAGTCAATATGGCCTCCCAGGGACATGGACAAGAGACCACAACCATGGGCGGAGCCACACCCGTTCGCTGATGAGGTCCAAGAGGTGCAACAACCTGGGAAAGACGTCAACAAACCACAGACACTGACTGGACTGACAGACAAGACCAAGGGGGAGAAGGCACTACTGGGGGCCACCAGAGTAGGCCCTTCCCAGCCCAGCTCCAGCCTTGcctggcctccctccctcccctcagcccAGACGGTGGTGGTGTCCCCCCTGAGTCGTCCGGAGGGCCCCTGGCCCCGGGCTCTGACCCTTGAGGGGGCTGGGTCAGACAGGGGAGCCCTGGTCCAGAGACTGGCTGGACTGGAGAAGGAGGCTCAGAGGCTGAGGAGGATACTGGGGTCCACTGCACTCCCAGCGACGCCAGACAACGTGGTGATGACAGAGGCTCCCTCTGGGGATAAGGCAGCTGGTGGGATGGGGGTGGAGACACCGGTGGCCATGGTAACCAAACTGGACCAAATGGAG TGTGAGAGCTCCGCGTCCCCCGGTGGCCCAGGGGTTCCAGGGCTGGTTGTGGATGGCGTCCAGCCCCAGAAAGAACAGCCTGAGCTGGGCAGACTGAGGAGGGAGAAGGCTGACCCCCAGAGCAGGCTGAGACAGACTGACAGCCCAGTGACCAGGGACCAGAGCTCCCG CATTGTGCTGGAGAATCTCCACAAAATCCGAGGGAATGTGGTGGCTCTGCTGTCAGCCATCCTGCCCCACCTGGACCTGCAGGGCATCAGCATGGACACACCAGACGTAGACAGCATCCTGCAGCAGATCATAGACGCCAACTCACTGTCTCCACTCTAG
- the syce3 gene encoding synaptonemal complex central element protein 3 isoform X1, with product MASIVFLYAEAMSPMAASPSSCDHQEDWGEEMMELNKDLERMIEDVENISVQLTWMAYDMVVQRTSPDLGDSIRRLEEEFLRCRAVICGSPGEQEPNQGKDQGMG from the exons ATGGCGTCTATAGTATTTCTTTACGCGGAAGCCATGTCACCA atggcCGCTTCTCCTTCATCCTGCGACCATCAAGAGGACTGGGGCGAAGAGATGATGGAGTTGAACAAGGATTTAGAGAGAATGATTGAAGACGTGGAAAATATATCTG TACAGCTGACGTGGATGGCCTATGACATGGTGGTGCAGCGAACCAGTCCTGATCTGGGGGACTCCATTCGTCGGCTGGAGGAAGAGTTTCTTCGCTGCAGGGCTGTCATCTGTGGCTCCCCTGGGGAACAGGAGCCGAACCAGGGAAAGGACCAGGGGATGGGATAG
- the syce3 gene encoding synaptonemal complex central element protein 3 isoform X2, translating into MAASPSSCDHQEDWGEEMMELNKDLERMIEDVENISVQLTWMAYDMVVQRTSPDLGDSIRRLEEEFLRCRAVICGSPGEQEPNQGKDQGMG; encoded by the exons atggcCGCTTCTCCTTCATCCTGCGACCATCAAGAGGACTGGGGCGAAGAGATGATGGAGTTGAACAAGGATTTAGAGAGAATGATTGAAGACGTGGAAAATATATCTG TACAGCTGACGTGGATGGCCTATGACATGGTGGTGCAGCGAACCAGTCCTGATCTGGGGGACTCCATTCGTCGGCTGGAGGAAGAGTTTCTTCGCTGCAGGGCTGTCATCTGTGGCTCCCCTGGGGAACAGGAGCCGAACCAGGGAAAGGACCAGGGGATGGGATAG